The Candidatus Cloacimonadota bacterium DNA window ACTGCTAATTATGTTTTCCGGGTCCGCCGATAGGCGGGCTTATTTACTTAATTAATATCATCTTACGAGTCTTGGCGAAATCCCCGGAACGCAGGCGATAATGATAAATCCCACTGCCGCAGGCTCTGCCCTGGCTGTCCTTGCCGTCCCAGACCAGCTCCATTCGCTGTCCGGAAGGGATTCCCTGAAAAAGGGTGCGAACCAGCCTGCCGCGGAGGTCGAAAATCTGCAAAGAGGCGGGCAGGGAGGCGTCTTTCAGGCTAAGGCTTATGGTGGTTGTGGGATTGAAGGGATTGGGGTAATTCTGTTTCAGCTCGTTAATCACAACCGGAGCCGTATCGTCTTCCACGGGGGTGGATTGGAGAGTGGTAAACTGGTTGATGTGGCTGAAGTTGCTGTTTCCGGCCACGTTCCCCGCGCTCACCCTCCAAAAGTAGGTGCGCCCTGGCTGCAGGCCGGAAACATGCTGGCTGGTGGTGGTAAGGTTGGGCAGGTCAATTTCAGGATCCACGAACCAAAAGCTCTGCGAAATCTGGAGAGAGTAACTATCTGCCAGAGGCATGGGAGTCCAAGAAAAATCGAGTTCCAGGGGCAGGTCTTCCGCCTGATGTACCGGATATGTAAGCACTGGTGGGTCAGGCAGTTCGGTGATGTCGCCGGTGGTGAAGCTAAGGTCGAGGCAGAAGGGCCCGGGTCCGATGTCGGCAAGCCCGCAGACCCGCCAATAGTAAGTTTGGAAAGGCGTAAGGCCCTGCAACTGATAGTGGTTGTCCGGATGGTCAATGGCGTTCACCAGGTAGCTGTTGAAGTTGGGGTCGGTTGAAACCTGCAATTGATATCCGGTCACTCCCGGCGTGGCGGTCCAGGCCAGCAGCGGGTTGGTGGGAATTTCCGTGGCGCCGTCGGGTGGCCAGGTCCCCTGTGGCGTGGCCATTTCGCTGGCAATCGCTAAAGGATGGATGTTGCTGTCCGCCTGGCCGCTGGAGTTCTGGGTGATACGCACGAAAACCTGATTGGAATTGAGCACGGGGATATTGTTCCAGGCATAGCTACCGTTGTTGGGCGCGTCGGCATTCAATACCGTCCAATTCACGCCGCCATCGGTGCTGTAATCCACGGTTACGGTTCCGGTCATGCTTTTGGCTTTCCAGGTGAGCACCTTGTTGCTGCCGGAAAACCAGGTCTCGCCGCCCCGGGGAAAGGTGAGCTGGACATCCGAAATCTTGATTTTAAAGGTGATGGTTTCACCCGCTTCGCCCACATCATAGAGATTCAGCCCGCCCGGGGAGTTGTTGCTCATGAAACCGCTGGGAACCGTGGCTTCGTTCATCTCGGTTCGCCCTACCTGGAGCGAAAACTCAGCATTGTTGAGGGTGCCGTTGGTGGTGGTGTTATTGGCGTTGGGGCGATAGATGTAGAGCTCGTCAGGGGGCCCGCTGGCATTGCCGCTTTCGGAGGAATCAAGCCTGTAAACCAGGAGGCCGGTGCCGGGGACGTTGTGATCGTAATTCTCGGAAGGGCGCCGGTATTCCAGCAGATAGTATTCGCCGCTTCTCCAGCTGGGCACGCGCCAGATGTTGTTTGTGGCGGAGGTAGCCACCGGCGAGAGGGTGTAGGTTCCGGAAGTTGTGATTTCCGGGATGCTGGAGACCCACTGCCCGTATTTGTGTTTCATCCACACGCTCATGTGCTGGGGTGGGTTCTGGTCAGCGCACATAATGTCCCAACTTCCGATGGGGTCGATGGTTGTGTCGTTGTAGCGGTAGAGGTCAGGCGCGCCCAGGCTGTGGAACATTTCGTGGGAAAGCACTCCGGCGCCGGAACCCATGGTGGAACTCTCTATCTGGAAATTGAAGTCCCAGACCCTCTTGCCATGTATCATGGCATTCACTGTATAGAGCACCCAGCGATGGGGCCAGAGCAGTTCGGCCCAGCCTTCCGGCGAGCCTTTGATGATGAAGCAGGTGTTGTCCACATAGCCGTCGTTATCGCCGTCAATCACCAGATCAGTAGGCACTTGGGACGCGATGGCATTCACGGCGCGCAGCAGTAATTGATGTTCCCGCTGGGTGCGTTCGTTGTCGCCGCTGTAACCCTTTGGGTTGGAGGGACTGTGGATTTTGAAGTAGGCCCGGGGATAAGTGTCTGTGTAGCAGAGTATTGTCGTTCCGTTCGGGATGGGATAAAAGGTGGAGTTCACATTCAACTGGTTATAGGAGGCCTCCCAGAAATAACGCTTCATGGAATTTCCGGCGGGGTTGTTGAAAATTTCTTCATAAACTCCAAGCGGTGTGTTGAAATCGGGGTCATCGGCGAATTTGATGAAGACCACAATATTGTTGAAATCGCCCGTGTGGGGGGATTTTGCGTCGCTGTAATCGCGCATGTTGGCATAGCGGGAGTATTTCTCCTCTATCAGCCGGCGGGAAAGATTCACCCCCGGTTGCAAAGCTCTGTGCCGAGGGGAGTCGCGACCCACGATCCAGTCCGTGGGAGCGACCTTTTCACCGTCCTGCCTGGCGTAAACATAGTAGCCGGCATCATTTTGGACGATCGTATAGTTGTCGGCATCGTGCAGCCAATTGTGCCATTCGTCTCCGCTTGCAAGAATTAGCAGTTCGCTGCCGTCGGGTTGGGTCACTTGGACCGGGGTGTTCACCAGTGGGGTGGCGCAGAGCGCTCCCAACGCCAGCAGCGCTGTGAGAAAGCTTACTATCAGTTGTTTGGCCATGTTCATTGTTCCTATCTATCTGTTTATTATCCATTAAAATAGCCTAAGCGAACCCCAAAACCATAAGCTCGTGAGTCATTGACATCAGATACACATTTTGTTCCAATTCGGGATTTATTTCGAGCCGGTTATCCCGATCCAGCCAGCAGTCCCTCCAGAAGCTGCCTCAAAACCGGGAAGTTTCCAGCCTGTCCCAAACCTGACTCCTCCTTTGCCCTATCCAATTAGCCTCTCACTTACTTCCCGTTGACCTCCCGTTTGAAAGGCGGGAACTCAGCGGGAAGTGAACAGGATGTGAGTAAGATGGGGCAAAGGGCGAATCAAGCAAATAATGGCGATATTCAATAGTGGTTAACCGCATACACAGCAATGGATTGTTCACCCGAAGACCATCCCGAAGACAGCAGCGCCCAGCATCAGATAAATGGGGTTGGTTTTAAACTTCCAGTAGATCGCCAGGCTGATCACAAAGACGAGCACAGTGAACCAATCAGTGAAAGCGCCTTTGGCGATGAGCACCATGGCAGCGCCGATGAGGCCGAGGGTCAGCCAGCGCAGTTTCTGAAAAATGTTTTTGAACCAGGGCTGCTCGCGGAGCTTGAGATAGGTGAGGGTTATGACCAGCATCAGGACAAGCGAGGGCAGGATGACGCCGAAGGTGCAGACCAGGGAGCCCAAAACCCCTCCCTGCCGGTAGCCGATGAAGGTGGCGGAATTGATGGCGATGGGGCCGGGGGTCATTTGCGAAATCGCCACCACATCCGTGAATTCGCTTTGAGTGAGCCAGGCGTTGCGGACCACCACTTCCTGCTGGATCATGGCCAGGACCGCGTAGCCGCCACCAAAGCTGAAAAGCCCGATCTTTACGAAGGTCCAGAACAAAGTCAGCCAAGTCATTCCGGCTTCTCCTTCCGCCACAAACCCTGCGCCACGGCAAAGGCGATCGTGGCCAAAATAAGCCAGATGGGACTGACGCCAAGAAAGCCCACCAGCACCAGAGCGACAATCGGCACCCAGAAATTGGTAAGATTGAGATTGGCGGTCTTGGTCATTTCCGCCAGGGGCACCGCGATGAGGGCCACCAGTGCTGGTTTGAGCGCGTGAAAAGCTTTGCGCACCAGGGCTTGTTCCGCGTAGTGGACAAAGAGTTCAGCGATCAGCATGATGATGACCAGGGAAGGCAGCACCGAGCCCAGCACCGCTGCCGCCATACCCAGGCGGCCTCGAACATGCAGACCAACGTAAACGCTGATGTTGATGGCTATTGGCCCGGGGCAGGACTGTGCCGCAGCCAGGCCGTCCAGGAAATCATCGTCAGAGATCCAGCCATGTTTTTCCACCACTTCACGGCGGATGAGGGGAATCATGGCATAGGCGCCACCGATGGTGAAAGCACCGATTTTGAGAAAGGTTAAGAATATGGAGCCAAGACTTTTAGACATTGTTCACCCACTCTTCCACGAGATGTATTAGCTCAGCCACAAGCTGCCGTTCCGGCACTTTCTTCAGGATTTCGCCGCGGGCAAAGATGAGTCCCTCCCCGTCCCCGCCTGCAATGCCGAAATCCGCTTCCCGCGCTTCTCCGGGGCCATTCACGGCACAGCCCATCACGGCGATGGTGAGCGGCAAATCGGAATAGGCTTGAAGGGCGCTTTCCACCTCGGAAGCCAGGCTGAAAAGGTCCACCCGGGTGCGTCCGCAGGTGGGACAGGAAATGATGTTAAGCCCCTGGCGCAGTTCAAGGTTGCGCAGGATTTGCTTGGCCACAGCCACTTCCTGGATGGGATCCGCGGTTAGTGAAACCCGCAGGGTGTCGCCGATGCCTTCTGAAAGCAGGATTCCCAGAGCCATGGCGGATTTGACGCTGCCAGCCAGCAGGGTGCCGGATTCCGTAATGCCCAGATGCAAAGGATAATCCACCCTGGCGCTGAGGGCGCGGTAACTTTCCAGCATCAAAGGCAGGTGCGAGGCCTTCACGGAAATCTTGATGGCGCCAAAGTTCAGGTCCTCGAGAATGCGCACGTGCTCCAAAGCCGCTTCCACCATGGCTTCTGCGCTCACGCCGTATTTGGCCACCAGCTCTTTGGGCAGGGAACCGCTGTTCACGCCGATGCGGATGGGCACCCCCCTTTCGGAAGCATCCTTCACCACGGCCTCAACCTTGGCGCGGGAGCCGATGTTGCCTGGATTGATGCGAAGTCCGGAGATTCCGGCTTCCAGGGCTTGCAAGGCCAGTTTGTGGTCGAAATGGATGTCCGCCACCAGGGGAACCCCGGCGTTTTCCGCCAAAACTGGTATCGCCCGGATATCCTCTGCGCCGGTTACAGCGAAGCGGATGATCTGGCAGCCGGCTTGTTCCAAAGCGGCTGTCTGGGCCAGGGCCGCTTCCAAATCGCGGGTTGGCACGCTGAGCATGCTTTGGATAGAAACAGGCGCGCCCCCGCCGATCGGGACATTGCCCAACTGTATCTGCCGGGTAGGTTTACGAGTGATTTTCTGCATGTGGCAAAAAGAGAGTGGCCGGGTTTTC harbors:
- a CDS encoding M6 family metalloprotease domain-containing protein, which produces MAKQLIVSFLTALLALGALCATPLVNTPVQVTQPDGSELLILASGDEWHNWLHDADNYTIVQNDAGYYVYARQDGEKVAPTDWIVGRDSPRHRALQPGVNLSRRLIEEKYSRYANMRDYSDAKSPHTGDFNNIVVFIKFADDPDFNTPLGVYEEIFNNPAGNSMKRYFWEASYNQLNVNSTFYPIPNGTTILCYTDTYPRAYFKIHSPSNPKGYSGDNERTQREHQLLLRAVNAIASQVPTDLVIDGDNDGYVDNTCFIIKGSPEGWAELLWPHRWVLYTVNAMIHGKRVWDFNFQIESSTMGSGAGVLSHEMFHSLGAPDLYRYNDTTIDPIGSWDIMCADQNPPQHMSVWMKHKYGQWVSSIPEITTSGTYTLSPVATSATNNIWRVPSWRSGEYYLLEYRRPSENYDHNVPGTGLLVYRLDSSESGNASGPPDELYIYRPNANNTTTNGTLNNAEFSLQVGRTEMNEATVPSGFMSNNSPGGLNLYDVGEAGETITFKIKISDVQLTFPRGGETWFSGSNKVLTWKAKSMTGTVTVDYSTDGGVNWTVLNADAPNNGSYAWNNIPVLNSNQVFVRITQNSSGQADSNIHPLAIASEMATPQGTWPPDGATEIPTNPLLAWTATPGVTGYQLQVSTDPNFNSYLVNAIDHPDNHYQLQGLTPFQTYYWRVCGLADIGPGPFCLDLSFTTGDITELPDPPVLTYPVHQAEDLPLELDFSWTPMPLADSYSLQISQSFWFVDPEIDLPNLTTTSQHVSGLQPGRTYFWRVSAGNVAGNSNFSHINQFTTLQSTPVEDDTAPVVINELKQNYPNPFNPTTTISLSLKDASLPASLQIFDLRGRLVRTLFQGIPSGQRMELVWDGKDSQGRACGSGIYHYRLRSGDFAKTRKMILIK
- a CDS encoding chromate transporter, whose translation is MTWLTLFWTFVKIGLFSFGGGYAVLAMIQQEVVVRNAWLTQSEFTDVVAISQMTPGPIAINSATFIGYRQGGVLGSLVCTFGVILPSLVLMLVITLTYLKLREQPWFKNIFQKLRWLTLGLIGAAMVLIAKGAFTDWFTVLVFVISLAIYWKFKTNPIYLMLGAAVFGMVFG
- a CDS encoding chromate transporter; its protein translation is MSKSLGSIFLTFLKIGAFTIGGAYAMIPLIRREVVEKHGWISDDDFLDGLAAAQSCPGPIAINISVYVGLHVRGRLGMAAAVLGSVLPSLVIIMLIAELFVHYAEQALVRKAFHALKPALVALIAVPLAEMTKTANLNLTNFWVPIVALVLVGFLGVSPIWLILATIAFAVAQGLWRKEKPE
- the ispG gene encoding flavodoxin-dependent (E)-4-hydroxy-3-methylbut-2-enyl-diphosphate synthase, with the translated sequence MQKITRKPTRQIQLGNVPIGGGAPVSIQSMLSVPTRDLEAALAQTAALEQAGCQIIRFAVTGAEDIRAIPVLAENAGVPLVADIHFDHKLALQALEAGISGLRINPGNIGSRAKVEAVVKDASERGVPIRIGVNSGSLPKELVAKYGVSAEAMVEAALEHVRILEDLNFGAIKISVKASHLPLMLESYRALSARVDYPLHLGITESGTLLAGSVKSAMALGILLSEGIGDTLRVSLTADPIQEVAVAKQILRNLELRQGLNIISCPTCGRTRVDLFSLASEVESALQAYSDLPLTIAVMGCAVNGPGEAREADFGIAGGDGEGLIFARGEILKKVPERQLVAELIHLVEEWVNNV